Below is a window of Mycobacterium dioxanotrophicus DNA.
GGGAGCGCTGCTGGCTGCTGGCGCCGTCCAGCACGCTGCCGTCGGAGCGGTAGAACGTGGCGAAGTGATAGAACGCCGTCTTGGTCACCGACGTGCCCTCCGGCGCGATGCCGTAGGCGTTGGAGAATTCCATCCCGGACAGCTCTGCCCCGGCCTCCACCGCGAACAGTGCGCCGTCGCCGGTGTTGACGTCACAGCCCAGCGCCTTGGATTGGAACGCACACCCGCCGGTCGCGACGACGACCGCGCCGGCCCGCACACGGAAGCCTTGCCGGGCCTGCCTGCGGTAGCCCGCCGCGCCGGAGACCGCACCCTGCGGATCGATCAGCAGCTCGGTGACGGGGCTGTGATCGAGGATCCGAACCCCCGCGCGCTTGACCAGGATGCGCATCCGGCGCATGTACTCCGGTCCCTGCAATCCGTTGCGCAAGGGAGTCCCGTCAGGCGCCGTGGGAAAAGGAAATCGCGCGATCTCGGCCAATTCATTGACCCGCGCATAGGTTTCGTCGAGAACGCGCACTGACCACCGATGATCGGCAAGATGACCGCCGAGCGCTGCCCGTGCGGCGATGGCCGCCTCCCGTTCGGCCGGATCGGGGCGGACATACCAGACGCCGGTGCCGGCAGAGGCTGTCGCGCCGCTCGTGCCGCAGTAGCCCTTGTCGGCCAGCACCACGTCCGCACCGTCACGCGCTGCGGTCAGCGCGGCCCAGGCTGCCGCCGGGCCACCGCCCACCACCATCACATCCGCGATGAGATCGAGCATGCCCCGACAGTGGCAGACATCGAAAGTGATTGTCAGGGTTGTGCTCACGGCAACCGGAACTGTTGTCCGGCCGCGCCTGCGGCGGCATCGTCGGCTCATGCCCCAAGCTGTGCAGCGGGCCATCGCCGTATTGCGTGCTTTCAGCCCGGCCGAGCCGGAGCTGTCGTTGACCTCGCTCGCGGCACGTACCGGCCTGCCGGTCAGCACCACCTACCGACTGGCGCAGGCCCTGCTCGACGATGGCCTTCTGGAGCGTTCGGGCGACGATTACCGCATCGGGCTGGGCCTGGTCGCGCTGGCTGCCCCCGCACTTCAGCACGTCGACGTGCACATGCTCGCGCCTCACCTGTATTCGCTCGCCGCGGGTATCGAGATCACCGCAAGCTTCGGGGTGCTCGCCGACGACGATGTGCTGACGCTGTTTTCAGCGCGGCCCGTGAGTAGATTCTGCGGCAACCAGCTGCCAGGACCGCGTCAGCCGCTGCAGCACAGCGCGATGGGAATCGCGATGCTTGCCTTCGGCAAGCGGCTCGGTGCGCCGTCGCTGGACATCGTGCGTCGCCGCGGCTACGCCGACGCCACAGGACGGCAAGGTGACCATGTCAGGGCCATCGCGGTTCCGGTGCTCGGTTCCGACGGTGCCGCCTGGGGCGCGGTCGGTGTCCAAGCGTTGCGACGACGGCTGACCGACGACCTCGTCCACGACATCCTGCCGGTGATGCACCGCCACGCACAGCGGATCCCGCGGCCGGCCACCATGCCGAAGAAAACCTCGCGGTGAGTCTTTTTCACCTGGTGAAAACCGGCTTCTCCCAACGTGCCTCCGACGGTGAACTGGAGCCAACCGGCAGAAGGGACTTTTCATGAGTGTCACCACCGAAACCAGGAGTACCACACAGGATTCGACCGCACCCCAGCTGCGGTTCATTCCGGTGGCAGGGCATATCGGCGCCGACGTCGACGGTCTGGACCTGTCGCAGACGTTGACGACGACGCAGGCCGACGCCATACGCGAGGCCCTGCACCGCTACAAGGTGTTGTTCTTTCATGATCAGCAGATCGGGCACGCCGAACAGATCGCATTCTCGCGGTACTTCGGCGACGTCACGCCGTCGCATCCGTATGACGACGAAGCGCCGGAAGGGTTTCCGGAGATTCTGGCGGTGGACAGCCGTAAGTACGCCAAGCGATTCGGCAGGCGCAAGTACAGCTACGACAACAAGTGGCACACCGATGTGACCGCGTTGATCAACCCGCCGGCCGCGACGATACTGCGCGCGCACATCGTCCCCGAACAGGGCGGTGACACCCACTGGACCAATCTGGTTGCCGCGTATGAGGGATTGCCCGCCCCGTTGCGCCGCTTGGCCGACGAGTTGCGTGCCGAGCACCGATTCGGCGGTCGAAAAGCGCAGTGGGCACAGGACAGTGACTACGCGACGAAAACCAAGGAGAACCCGCTCATCACCGAGCATCCGGTGGTGCGGGTGCACCCGGTGACCGGAGAGCGCGCGCTGTTCGTCACTCCCGGCTTCACCGCCAAGATCATCGGGGTCTCGCCCACCCAGAGCGATCGGCTGCTCGATCTGTTCTTCGAAGAGGTGACCAAACCGGCATACACCGTTCGGTTCCGTTGGCGCCCCGGCAGTGTCGCGTTCTGGGACAACCGGGCCACCGCGCACCTGGCACCCACCGACCTCGACGACCAGGACGTCACGCGGGTGCTCTACCGCACCACGTTGGAGGGCGACATCCCGGTGGGACCCGATGGCCGGACGTCCACATCGATCGCCGGCGCGGAGTTCCGCGGCCAGGCCTGAGGTTTGACTCCGCGCGAGATTAAGGGGTTACCCCGCAGATGTTCGTTGTCACCATGGGCGAGGTCTACCGGCAATTCCACAGGGGGAGGACCGTCATGCGGTCGATACGTTCGAGGTCCGCCGTCGCGGTGTTCGCGGCGCTGGCAGTACTTGTCACTGCGTGCGGTTCCTCCGGTGGCGCGGCCCGCACTGCGGATGGCAAGACCGTGGTCCGCTATCAAGGCTGGACCGGCGAGGTGCAGTTCGAGGAACTCGCCGAAGAACTCGGCTACTACAAGAACATCAAGCTGGATTGGGTGGGCAACACCACGAGTGGTCCGCAGGACATCCAGTCGGTGGCCACCGGGGACATCGATGTGGGCTCGGCGTTCAACGGGGCGGTGGTCAAGCTCAACGCGGCGGGTGCGCCGATAACCTCGGTATTGAGCTCGTACGGCGCCGATGAGGATGAATACACGGGCTATTACGTCCTGGCCGACAGCCCGATCCACACGGCCCGCGATCTGATCGGCAAGAAGGTCGGGATGAACACCCTCGGTGCCCATCACGAGTTCCTCACCCGGGAGTGGCTGGCCGAGCAGGGATTGACCAACGACGAGATCAAGACCGTCACCCTCGCCGTGGTGCCACCCGTCAACACCGAACAAGCGTTGCGGGAAAAGCAGATCGATGTCGCGGCGCTCAACACGATCTGGCGGGAGACGGCGACCGAGCGTGGCGGCATCAGACCGCTGTTCACCGACAAGTCGCTGTTCGGCGCGTTCAGCTACGGCACCTATGTGATGCGCGACGACTTCATCGCCAAGAACAAGGAAGCCGCAGCCGATTTCGTGCAGGGCACCGCGCGGGCCATCCGCTGGACCCAGGTCACGCCACGCGATCAGGTGGTCGCGAAGTTCCACGAGATCATCGCCAAGCGCAACCGCAACGAGGACACCAAGACCATCGAATACTGGCGCAGCTCGGGTATCCCGGTCCCCGGAGCGGTGATCGCCGAGCGCGAGTTGCAGATCTGGATCGACTGGCTGGTCCGCAACGGGGAACTCAAGGACGGTCAGCTCAAGGCGAAAGACCTCTACACCAACGAATTCAACCCGTACGCCAACGGGACGTATCCCGAGGGCAGTGGTCCCGACGGCCGAGCCCTGGCACAGAAATGAGCACCACACCGAAGTTGCAGATGCGCTACGTCACCAAACAGTTCGAGATCCGCGGCGAGAAAGCCCGTTTCACCGCTGTCGAGGACATCAGCATCGAGCTGGCCGCCGGCGAGTTCCTGGTGTTGGTCGGTCCCAGCGGATGCGGCAAGTCGACGTTGCTCGACCTGCTCGGCGGGCTCAGCACACCCACGTCAGGGGAGATCCTGCTCGACGGACGGCCGATCACCGGGCCCGGACTCGACCGCGGCATCGTGTTCCAGCAGTACGCGTTGCTGCCGTGGCGCACCGCCCGCAAGAACATCGAATTCGGGCTGGAGGCAAAGGGTTTACGCGCCGCCGAACGTCGTCGGCGTGCCGAGCACTATCTGGAGCTGGTCGGCCTGCAGGCCTTCGCGGACCGCTACCCGCATGAACTGTCGGGCGGCATGCGGCAACGCGTCGCGATCGCCCGCAGCCTGGCATTCGATCCCGAGGTGCTGTTGATGGACGAGCCGTTCGCCGCGCTCGACGCGCAGACCCGGGAATCGCTGCAAGGGGAGTTGCTGCGGATCTGGCAGGCCACCGGCAAGACCATCCTGTTCATCACCCACGGCATCGACGAGGCGCTCTACCTCGGGCAGCGGGTCGCTGTTCTGACGTCACGGCCGGGCCGGGTGAAGACGGTTGTCGATGTCGACATCGACCGCAGCGCCGACGATGTGCGGTCCAGTGCGGGTTTCCGTGCTCAGCGTCATCACATCTGGACCTTGCTGCACGACGAGGTGCAACGGGCACAGTCTCAGGAGGTTCAGCATGTCTAGTGCCATCGCGGAGGCCGCTGCCCCCGTCGTCGCCCAGCCCGCTCCGCCGGCACCGGTGCACTCGTCTCGGCGCGGTACGGCGGTGCTGTGGCGGGTGGTCCGCTACACCAGCGCGCTGGCCGGGTTCCTGGCGCTGTGGGAGGTAGCACCCCGGATCGGGCTGGTGGACAAGGTGTTCCTGCCACCGTTCAGCGAGGTCGTCGGTGCCTTGTTCGCACTGGGCGCCAATGGCCAGCTCTGGGAGCATGTTTCGGCGAGTCTGTCGCGAGCACTCGTCGGGCTGCTCGTCGCCGTCGTCGTCAGCATCCCGCTGGGTGTGGCCATCGCGTGGTATCGACCCGTCGCCGAATTCCTCAACCCGCTGCTGGAACTCTTCCGCAATACCGCGGCGCTGGCCCTGCTCCCGGTGTTCGTGCTCATCCTCGGAATCGGGGAGACGTCCAAGGTGGCGCTGGTGATCTACGCGTCGGCCTTCCCGATCCTGCTCAACACCATCTCCGGGGTGCGTACCGTCGACCCGTTGTTGGTCAAATCAGCGCGTTCCCTGGGTCTTTCCCCGGTGCGGCTGTTCCAGAAGGTGGTCCTGCCCGCAGCGGTGCCCACGATCTTCACCGGCCTGCGGATGGCGGCCGCGTCGTCGATCCTGGTGTTGATCGCCGCCGAGATGGTCGGCGCCAAGGCCGGGCTCGGCTATCTGATCACCGCGGCACAGCTGAACTTCCAGATTCCGAACATGTACGCCGGCATCGTCACCATCGCCCTCGTCGGGGTCGCCTTCAACGGTGTCCTCGTGGCGATCGAAGGACGCCTGTCGGGCTGGCGTCACACCACGTAGAAGAGGAGTACCTTGCCGCGTCAACTGCATCTCAACGCCTTCCTGATGGGTGTCGGCCACCACGAAGCCGCATGGCGACATCCTCGAACCGACAGCCGGAACCTCAGCAGCGTCAAGCACTTTCAGAATCTCGCACAGATCGCCGAACGCGGCCTGCTGGACTCGGTGTTCTTCGCCGACGGATTGGCCGTCGACCCGCGCGTCAAGCACAACATCCAGGCGATCTTCGAACCGATCACGCTGCTGACCGCGATCGCCTCCGCCACCGAGCACATCGGTCTGATCGCCACCGCGTCGACCGGGTATCTGCATCCCTATACCCTGGCTCGTAGTTTCGCCTCACTCGACCACATCAGCGGCGGCCGGGCCGGATGGAACATCGTCACGTCGGCCGGCGCCGACGAGGCCGCGAACTTCGGTTTCGACGGCATCCCCGACCACGCCGGAAGATACCGGCGGGCAGCGGAATTCGTCGATATCGCCACGGCATTGTGGGACAGCTGGGAGGACGATGCGCTGATCCTCGACGAGGCGACGGGCATCTTCGCCGACCCCGCCAAGGTCCACTCGATCGACCATTCGGGGGAGCAGTTCACGGTGGCGGGCCCGCTGAACTCGCCTCGGTCGCCGCAGGGCAGGCCGCTGCTGGTTCAAGCGGGGTCATCGGAAACCGGTAGGGACTTCGCGGCCCGCTACGCCGAGGCAATCTTCACCGCCCAGCGATCGGTCGAGGAAGGGCGTGCGTTCTATCGCGATGTCAAGGCCCGCGCCGTCGCATTCGGCCGCAGTGCCGACGACGTGTTGATCCTGCCCGGCATCGTGCCGTTCCTTGGGCCCACTGCTGCGGCCGCCCGCGAGCTGGAGCAGGAATTCACCGACCTCATCTCGCCGGAGTACTCGTTGCGCCAGCTGTCGCAGATGCTCGGCGTGGACCTGACGGCCCACGCTCTGGACGCCCCACTGCGCCCGCTACCGCCCATTGAGCAGATCCAGGGCAACAAGAGCCGCTATCAACTGGTCAAGGATCTGGCCGACCACGAGGCGCTCACGGTGCGGCAGTTGATCGCCAAGCTCGGCGGCGGCCGCGGTCACCGCACCATCGCAGGCACGCCCGAGCAGGTCGCCGACGATCTGCAGGAGTGGTTCACCGCAGGCGCCGCCGACGGGTTCAACATCATGCCGCCGTATCTGCCCGGCGGTCTGGAGGACTTCGTCGAGCAGGTGGTACCGATCCTGCGCCGGCGCGGGCTGTTCCGCACCGAGTACACCGCCACCACACTGCGCGGGCACTACGGCCTCTCCCACCAGCCGAGCCGGTTCACCCTGCACCGCGAGCGTGCGGGTCTGTTGCCCGACACGCCGGGGAAGGACAGCAGTTCACGCACGCTCGTCACGGCCGAGCAGTAATGCAGGCAGCGCGGGTGCGACGCTGGGCAGTCGACTAGCACTCGACTACCTCCCCATCGAGTCTGCGGTGGAGGCGCAAAACACCGAGAGGCGAGCGCCCTCACCGCAGACTCGACGCGTCAGCTCAGCGGTAGTTGACGAACTGCAGTGCTACGTCGAGGTCGGCGCCCTTCAGCAAGGAAATGACGGCCTGCAGGTCGTCGCGCTTCTTCGAGCTGACCCGGATCTCGTCGCCCTGGATCTGCGCCTTGACGCCCTTGGGGCCGTCGTCACGAATGATCTTGGTGATCTTCTTGGCCTGCTCGCTGCTGATGCCCTGTTTGATGTCGCCGGACACTTTGTAGGTCTTGCCGCTGGCCTGAGGGTCGCCCGCATCGAAGGCCTTCATCGAGATGTCCCGGCGAACCAGTTTCTCCTTGAACACGTCGACGGCGGCCTTGACGCGCTCCTCGGTGCTGGACGTGAGTTCGATCACCTCGTCGCCCTTCCAGGCGATGGTGGTGTCGGTACCGCGGAAGTCGAACCGGGTCGCCAGCTCCTTCGCGGCCTGGTTGAGCGCGTTGTCGACCTCCTGGCGATCGACCTTGCTGACGACGTCGAAGCTGGAATCCGCCATTGGAACGCCTCTCCTCTCCCTCTGCGTGTGCTGCCGGTTTGTAACTTTGGTACATCCTCGTTGTACCCTGCTAGTCGCACCAAACCGGAGACGGGGCGGATGCGACACCAGGCAGGTTGCCCGAGCGGCCAATGGGAGCGGACTGTAAATCCGTCGGCTTACGCCTACAGTGGTTCGAATCCACTACCTGCCACACTGATCAGGCCCCCTTTCGAGGGGGCCTGAGGTGTTTCTAGGATCCGGATTTGTCACGGATTGTCACAACCTGCGCGAAACTCTGCGCGGCCACCGCCAGCGCTTCCGGCTTCGGATTCACGTACGTCTGCAGCGTGAACGCCTTCGACGCGTGACCTAGCCACGCTGAAATGACCGCTATCGGAACACCTTTCAGATGCATCAGCGTCCCGCAGGTATGCCGGGCATCGTGAAGGCGGTGATGACGCAGGCCGGCGGCTTTCAGGACCCGGGGCCAACGATCCTCGACGGCGTTCGGGGTCAGTGCCGCGCCAGCCTCGTTGACGACGACATACCCGCTCGGTTCGTACGCCTCGCCCAGCTTCAACCGATCAGCCGCCTGGATCTTCCGGGTGGCCTTGAGGACCGCAACGAGGTGGTCCGGCAACGGCAACTTGCGGCGCCCGGCGCGCGACTTCGGCGTCTTCTCGATCTGTTTCTTGCCGCGCTGTAGGCGTGTGTTCTCAACCGTGATGGTCTTCGCGTCAAGATCTATGGCGGACCACCGCATCCCGCAGATCTCGCCGAGCCGCAGCCCGGCCAGCGCGAGGTGCCATGCGATGGCGTATCTGTCACCCTCGATGTGCGCCAGCAGGGTTTCCACTTCCGCCTCTGTGAGTGGGTCTGGTGGCTTCGCGTCACCGTCGATGCGGTCGACGAGCGCGACGACGTTGCGCACCACGTGACCCTGCTTGACCTCGCTGTCCAGAACGCTTTCGAGGATTCCCAGTAGGTAGTTGACCGAGCGCGGCGACCACGGCTTGCGGGCCTTGCCCGTGGGGGAGAGCAGCCCGCCGGCGCGCAGCGCGATGACGAGGTCGGCGACATGTCGTTTCGTCAGCTTCTGCACCTGGACATCGCCGAGCTGGTCGATCACCACTGAGAACTTCTCGGCGTACCCGTCGACGGTGGACTCTGCCCTGTCTGCTGCACGCTTCCCGGCGAGCCAGTCATCGATGGCCGCCTTGACGGTGCGCTCGGTTGGGTGGACATAGGTGCCCTTGGCGACGTCGCCGCGGATCGTGTCGAGCGCGTCCCGGGCTTCGGCCTCGGTGCGGTACCGCTTCCGCAACTGCTTGCGTTTCCCGTCGACCTGGCCGACGTCGACGGTGAGCTGGTAGCGCACGACGGGGCGGCCGCCGCGGCGCGCAGCAAGTTCGACGCGTTTGATCTGCGGCGGAAGCTGCCGTCGTTCAGCCATGGTGAAGCCGCCCTTTCTGGCGAGGTGATGATTGCTGGGGGCCTGCCCTGCAACGCATGTTTGTGTGGGCATTGGGTGCGAGAAACCGGGTTACCCGCAGCCGGTGTTAGCTGACGATTTTCGCCCTGCATCTGCGGATAGCTGGTGAAAAAAGATTGCCTGGACGCCCCCCCCCGCGATTTTGCTGATGTCGCTAACCTGGGTTTCTTCGCGGGTGGGATACGGGGTCAAACGCTTGTTTGAACAACACATATGTAATTTGCTAGGTCGTCAAAAACTTGTCGGGGGAAGGACCTACTGTGTGGTCTCACAGGGACTTTTCAGCCGAGGGGATTAGAGGGGAATGGACGAGCTAGACCGGGTTCACGACCAGATTCAGGACGCCTTAGCGGCGTACCCGCCGGAGGTCTGGACATTGTTGCAAGCCCGGCTAGTCGCCGACTTTCTTGGCAGCCTTCCGTCGGAACGCCCGAGCCGTCCGTGCCGCGGAGGGCTCGTGCGATCCAGGCGGCGGCTCAGGGCCTGACGTCCTGACTGCCTCCTCGCCGGCATCGTCTGCGCCGGCCTCCTGGCCTTGCTGGCCTTCCGCCGATGCATCCGGTTGCGTCGTAGTTTCCAGGTCATCGCGTTCTCCTCTGTGAAGGTGCTGCACTGCAGCAACGGCGTTGAACATTTCGTCGATCTCGGAGCGCGCGGCGATTGATGCGTTGCGTTCCTTGGCCAGCGTTTGGGCGTGCTCTCCCCACCAGGTGGCGATGTGGAGCAGTGGTTGCGCGACGGCGAGCATGAGCCGATCGAGCTCGTCCTGTTGGCCGTCGGGCAGCTGCTCCTTTGCCCATTCGTGAAGGTCGGCGCCGGCCCGCAGTGACGCGGCGACGTTGGCCGTCAGGTCTCTGATTCGGGCCCATTCGCGCTGCGACCGATCCCAATCTCGTTGGTGGTACTGGGTGAACACTCGGAGCAGCTCGACGACGGCGCGGCGTTCGCTCGGTCCGAGGTTGTCGACCCCTGGTGGCAGGACGCTGGCGAACGGGGCGCCGGGGACACCCTGGCCGGCCGCGGCGAACGCCTCCTCGTCTGTGATGCCGGCCAGCCAGGCGATGGCTTTGATCGTTGTGGGTGTTGGGACTCCTTGGTATGTGCCGCTACGGATTCGGTTGAGGGTGGTGTGTGACACATCGAAACCGGCTTCGGCTGCGATGTCCGCGAGGCGTCGACCGGACGCCCCGTTGTGCTTGCCGCTCGCCTGCTCGATGAGCTCGGGGAGCGTGTGTTTCTCGGTCACGCCAGAAATGATGTGCCTCTCTCGTTCAGTCGTGCCAGACACGCGCACGAAATTTGTGACAAGTGAATCACGCTCCGCGATGCGACAACCAGCAATCTATCCAGTTGTCATCTTGACGAGTAGATGGTTCTTGGTGCACGCTTCACTTGTCAACCCGAAGATTGGAGGCCATGATGGCTAAATCACAACGGCGTAAGCCCCCGCAGCGAAGAAAGGACGTGTGGATGCACGTCATAGACGGAGCCCGGATCCGCCGGTGGCGCAAGCAACGTCACTACTCCCAGCGAGAGCTCGCGTTCCTGGTGCGGCGTACCCAGTCGACGATCTACCTCATCGAAACCGGGAAGCTGCGGGCCATCAGCGAGGACCTGGCGTTGGCTCTCGCTGCACGGCTCGACGTGCCGTGGGAGGACCTCTTCGAGGCCCGTGAGGATTCTTTGCCGTCCGATGTGACAACTGGTGCATGTGTCACCAGTCAATCCGCCTGACCGCCGAAACCTGGCGACATCAGCAGAAAGGAAAGGTCTGTGCCACAAGAAGAGCCGAGCAGCCCGTTGAGGAAGCTGCTCACCATCCCCGAGGCCGCCGCCGCGCTGCGCGTCGGACGAACCACGGTGTACGAGCTGTTCAAAACCGGGCTGCTCGGCTCACTACAGGTGGCGGGCCGACGGTTCGTCCCCGTGACGGAGATCGACCGGTTCATCGCCGAGCACACCCAGGTGTCCGCATGACCGCCTGCATCACTGATCTGGCTGACGCTGCCGCGGAGCACAATCGTCCGTTCACTGGCGGCGAGGCGCACCGCCGTCTCAACATGTCGTCCAGGCACTGGCCGATCCCGGCCACCTACGACGCGGCGATCGCTGAGTTGCACGCCACCCGTGAGGAACTCAACGAGGTTCTGGCCGAGCATCACAATTTCGGGCCGCTACTCCGGTCGGCGTGCGAGGCGAACGCCGCCATCGCACGCGAGTTCACCGAACTGCTAGGGGACCGCGAGCAGGTCCGCGATGAGCGAGATGAGCTGCAGGTCCGCGTCGACGAACTGACTGCCGAACTGGAGGAGGTGCGGGAGAGACTGGACTTCCTCGGTAAGGAACCCGTGCCGTCGTCTCGCGACCGTGCGGCGGTGACGCCGTGATCACCGACCTGATGCGTGGCGCAGCCGATTTCATCGACGCGGTCAACCAGGCGCTCGAGGAACGTCGCGCGGGCTTCTCTGAGCGTGAGGCCGGCGACTATCTCGACGCCGCCGGGCTGGCCGACTCGATGGTGCCAGACGAGTTCGCCGACGATGTGGTCGACGCCGAGGTGCACTGCCCTGGTTGCAAGTGCCCGTCGTACTGCGGGTGCGGCCGCGAGATCTATAGCGAGCCCGAAGGTCCCGACGGCCCGACGTATTGGTTCCACAGCGACGACGATTCGCCGATCACCTGGGGGTGCGCGACGGTCCGCGACGGATTTACTTCCCCTGCTGCTGCCGATGGTTGTGGTCGATCGGGTGGTGCTGATCTGGACACGGGCTCGGCAGAGTCGCGGTGGCAGCAGCAGGGGGACCGGCGGGCCGAGGATGTGCCACCGTGCGGCGTCTATCTCGCCGGTGATGCTCTGCCGATTCGACCTGCTAACCCAATTTTCTGCGAGCTTCCCGCAGCGCATGCGGGAGAACACATCTCGTACAAGCACCCCGACCGGGCGATCGTCCGGTGGCCCAACGCACCTGTCTCGGTGTCCCACGAGGACCTGGCCGCGCACGTCGCCGCGTCGATTCGCGAGTTCCGGATGTCCCACGCAGGGAACTTCGAAGATGCCGCCGACTTCATCGCCAGTGGCCTTCTCGCCGACCACTCCATCGCTCTCCGAAGCAAGTAGGGCCCCGTGCTGCGTCACCAGCTCGGAGCCCACGACACCAGCAACACCCCATCGAAAGGAACGCCAGTGCCAACCGCAGAGTCTACCTATCAGATCAACGAGCGCGAGGACGGCGCGTTGGTCGCCACCGTCGAGCGCCCGGAGTGGCCCGAGGTGCCGAGGCAGGTCGGTGTGGCGATGCCGCACCCGTCCGGCGAACGCTGGCTCGTGATCGTCTGGGACGAGAACGCTGGCAGCGCTGACTTTCTCGCCGAGGACCGGGCAGCGGCGTTACAGGTCTTGGATTTTCACGCTGCCCTGGTGGCGCGTCTCGTCGAGGCCCGTGAGAATGCGGCGGTGTCGGCGTGACGGCGCGAGCAGTGCGCCGAGGCCTGGCGCTCATCGTCTACGGCGCGATCCTCGCCGGCGTCGGAACCCTGTGGGCCGCAGGCACAGCGAAGGCCTCGCCGAACGTGGGTTGCGAGACGATCGCCGCGCCGGGCCTGCTTGCCTGGGGGCAGAAACGCACCATCTGCGACTCGCCCCGCAACGCGGACGGCAGCTGGTGGCGCACCCGGCAGTATTGGACGCCGGCGCATTACGTGCCGGTGTCGTGCTACCGGTGGTCCTGCTCGGGTGGCTACCCGGTCGGTGACAGCGTCGCACGCTACGAGGAGTACGCGGTCACCGACGCCACGGTCCTACCGGATGAACCTGGTTGGCTGCCAACCGGATCGGTGGTCATCCGATGACGGCACTGCAACCGGTGTGGACGCCGGCCGATTTCGACGCCACCGTTGCGGCCGCCGCGCTGCACGAGCCGGTCGCAGCGGTCCCTGCCGCGACGCGTGGCCGCCGATACCGGGGCAGGCACCGCGCCAATAGGTTCAGCCGACGAGTCACCGACCTGCAGACCGAGATCCGGGAGGAGCAGGCGTACGACGAGTTCAGACGAAACCTGGCCTTCGTTCTCAGGTCGCTCAGACCAGGCGGTGCGCAGTGAAGCCGCCGGTGGTTGACCAGACGCTGGACTCGAACCTCGATCGCGTCGCCGAGGTGGCGCTGGGGTTGGCGGTGAAGATCCGCGACGACGACCCTCGTCGGCTGTTCGAGGAGTTGCGGTTGTTGGCGCAACGCTATCCGGCGAAATACGCCCAGATCACCATGGCGCTCGCGGCTTTCGTAAATCCCGATGAGGGCACGGTTGCGCTGCAGGAGCGCGTGGAGGCCATCACGGAGTCGCGCGTGGGGCGGCACATGTCGGCGGTGGCGTCGTGACGCGCGCGTTGTGGCTCGCCGCTTGGGTCTTCGGCGCGCTGGCCTACATCGGGCTGGCGGTGTGTCTGCCGCTGTTCGTGACGGCCGCGATCCTTTCCGCCGCATCGGTATTGGCGTGGGGTTTCCGTGTCCACCCGGACCCCGACGAATGGGCCAACGACGAGTGGTGG
It encodes the following:
- a CDS encoding ABC transporter substrate-binding protein; translation: MRSIRSRSAVAVFAALAVLVTACGSSGGAARTADGKTVVRYQGWTGEVQFEELAEELGYYKNIKLDWVGNTTSGPQDIQSVATGDIDVGSAFNGAVVKLNAAGAPITSVLSSYGADEDEYTGYYVLADSPIHTARDLIGKKVGMNTLGAHHEFLTREWLAEQGLTNDEIKTVTLAVVPPVNTEQALREKQIDVAALNTIWRETATERGGIRPLFTDKSLFGAFSYGTYVMRDDFIAKNKEAAADFVQGTARAIRWTQVTPRDQVVAKFHEIIAKRNRNEDTKTIEYWRSSGIPVPGAVIAERELQIWIDWLVRNGELKDGQLKAKDLYTNEFNPYANGTYPEGSGPDGRALAQK
- a CDS encoding YajQ family cyclic di-GMP-binding protein is translated as MADSSFDVVSKVDRQEVDNALNQAAKELATRFDFRGTDTTIAWKGDEVIELTSSTEERVKAAVDVFKEKLVRRDISMKAFDAGDPQASGKTYKVSGDIKQGISSEQAKKITKIIRDDGPKGVKAQIQGDEIRVSSKKRDDLQAVISLLKGADLDVALQFVNYR
- a CDS encoding LLM class flavin-dependent oxidoreductase, with the translated sequence MPRQLHLNAFLMGVGHHEAAWRHPRTDSRNLSSVKHFQNLAQIAERGLLDSVFFADGLAVDPRVKHNIQAIFEPITLLTAIASATEHIGLIATASTGYLHPYTLARSFASLDHISGGRAGWNIVTSAGADEAANFGFDGIPDHAGRYRRAAEFVDIATALWDSWEDDALILDEATGIFADPAKVHSIDHSGEQFTVAGPLNSPRSPQGRPLLVQAGSSETGRDFAARYAEAIFTAQRSVEEGRAFYRDVKARAVAFGRSADDVLILPGIVPFLGPTAAAARELEQEFTDLISPEYSLRQLSQMLGVDLTAHALDAPLRPLPPIEQIQGNKSRYQLVKDLADHEALTVRQLIAKLGGGRGHRTIAGTPEQVADDLQEWFTAGAADGFNIMPPYLPGGLEDFVEQVVPILRRRGLFRTEYTATTLRGHYGLSHQPSRFTLHRERAGLLPDTPGKDSSSRTLVTAEQ
- a CDS encoding TauD/TfdA dioxygenase family protein, with the translated sequence MSVTTETRSTTQDSTAPQLRFIPVAGHIGADVDGLDLSQTLTTTQADAIREALHRYKVLFFHDQQIGHAEQIAFSRYFGDVTPSHPYDDEAPEGFPEILAVDSRKYAKRFGRRKYSYDNKWHTDVTALINPPAATILRAHIVPEQGGDTHWTNLVAAYEGLPAPLRRLADELRAEHRFGGRKAQWAQDSDYATKTKENPLITEHPVVRVHPVTGERALFVTPGFTAKIIGVSPTQSDRLLDLFFEEVTKPAYTVRFRWRPGSVAFWDNRATAHLAPTDLDDQDVTRVLYRTTLEGDIPVGPDGRTSTSIAGAEFRGQA
- a CDS encoding ABC transporter permease encodes the protein MSSAIAEAAAPVVAQPAPPAPVHSSRRGTAVLWRVVRYTSALAGFLALWEVAPRIGLVDKVFLPPFSEVVGALFALGANGQLWEHVSASLSRALVGLLVAVVVSIPLGVAIAWYRPVAEFLNPLLELFRNTAALALLPVFVLILGIGETSKVALVIYASAFPILLNTISGVRTVDPLLVKSARSLGLSPVRLFQKVVLPAAVPTIFTGLRMAAASSILVLIAAEMVGAKAGLGYLITAAQLNFQIPNMYAGIVTIALVGVAFNGVLVAIEGRLSGWRHTT
- a CDS encoding ABC transporter ATP-binding protein, producing the protein MSTTPKLQMRYVTKQFEIRGEKARFTAVEDISIELAAGEFLVLVGPSGCGKSTLLDLLGGLSTPTSGEILLDGRPITGPGLDRGIVFQQYALLPWRTARKNIEFGLEAKGLRAAERRRRAEHYLELVGLQAFADRYPHELSGGMRQRVAIARSLAFDPEVLLMDEPFAALDAQTRESLQGELLRIWQATGKTILFITHGIDEALYLGQRVAVLTSRPGRVKTVVDVDIDRSADDVRSSAGFRAQRHHIWTLLHDEVQRAQSQEVQHV
- a CDS encoding IclR family transcriptional regulator, whose translation is MPQAVQRAIAVLRAFSPAEPELSLTSLAARTGLPVSTTYRLAQALLDDGLLERSGDDYRIGLGLVALAAPALQHVDVHMLAPHLYSLAAGIEITASFGVLADDDVLTLFSARPVSRFCGNQLPGPRQPLQHSAMGIAMLAFGKRLGAPSLDIVRRRGYADATGRQGDHVRAIAVPVLGSDGAAWGAVGVQALRRRLTDDLVHDILPVMHRHAQRIPRPATMPKKTSR